From a single Cytophagales bacterium WSM2-2 genomic region:
- a CDS encoding ABC transporter permease: MLRNYFKTAFRSLIKQKVYSAINITGLAVSITACLLIVLYVKHELSYDKFFPGSDRIYKMVLERKYPNHVTLYSIIPHSFAGAMQRDFPEVEKTLHLFGPNRNAVITYKVSEGDVKIFEEDYFLQSDSSFFDFFDVDLVKGDKKTALSLPKQVIISETTAKKYFGSEDAVGKVLDGDFGDMKVSGVFKDLPDNSHLRFDFVSSLAGPQFTQFINRENFTSFDSHTYIKLKPNADPKALEEKFPKMVDTYAAGHIEHDLGKSWEDYKKAGNGYRYFLQPLTSIHLDPTNLEFTITPSGNLKYIYILSFIAILIVSIACINFMNLATARSAERAREVGVRKVMGSFRSQLIAQFLTEAVLLSTISTIIAVAGVFLLLPYFNNLVEKQLSFIFSTDVIAGLIGFALLVGFLAGLYPAFALSSYSPVIVMKGNFAGSGKGAWLRNGLVVFQFVISIVLIVGTIVVGKQMKYMQRKDLGFDKDQLLMIERAFSLDKKTGAFIEEVRRLGEVSTVAGTSSRVGNRDDVFGQQFTPEGSTEILTVKSMVADDDFTQLIGFDLKEGRTFAKETNDSLHVLLNEMAVKTMGLSDPVGRKLSQVNNNNDGTKTTKFYTIIGVVKDFHFQSLRDEITPLVIYNFETFGRNPNTNFIAVRLKAGKFQEAIGKIEAKWKELAPSQPFKYEFLDDNLDHGYAEEQRSGKVFAVFSALAILIACVGLFGLSAYTVSLRTKEIGIRKVLGSSVTGVVILLSKDFTKLVLIAFLLAVPVSWWMMDTWLNGFAYRINLDFVSFAIAGLLALSIALLTVSYQSIKAAIINPSRSLKSE, encoded by the coding sequence ATGCTACGCAATTATTTCAAAACAGCCTTCCGAAGCCTGATTAAGCAGAAAGTTTATTCGGCTATTAATATTACCGGTTTAGCAGTAAGCATCACCGCGTGTTTACTGATTGTGTTGTATGTCAAGCATGAATTGTCATACGACAAATTTTTTCCTGGCTCCGATCGGATTTACAAAATGGTACTGGAGCGCAAGTATCCTAATCACGTTACATTATACTCGATTATTCCACATTCATTCGCGGGTGCTATGCAGCGTGATTTTCCTGAAGTGGAAAAGACCTTGCACCTGTTTGGACCCAATAGGAACGCGGTAATTACTTACAAAGTCAGTGAGGGTGACGTCAAGATTTTTGAGGAAGACTATTTCCTGCAGTCAGACTCATCTTTCTTTGATTTTTTTGATGTCGATCTGGTCAAAGGAGATAAAAAGACAGCCTTGTCATTACCGAAGCAGGTAATCATTTCAGAAACTACCGCAAAAAAATATTTTGGCAGTGAAGATGCCGTTGGTAAAGTTCTGGATGGCGATTTTGGCGACATGAAAGTTTCAGGCGTTTTCAAAGATTTGCCAGACAATTCTCATTTAAGATTTGATTTTGTGAGCTCGCTTGCAGGTCCCCAGTTTACTCAATTCATTAATCGCGAGAATTTCACCTCTTTTGATTCTCACACTTATATAAAACTCAAACCGAATGCAGACCCCAAGGCTTTGGAGGAAAAATTCCCCAAAATGGTGGATACCTATGCCGCAGGACACATTGAGCATGACCTTGGCAAATCATGGGAGGATTACAAAAAAGCGGGTAATGGATATCGATATTTTTTGCAACCACTCACCTCAATTCATCTCGATCCTACCAATCTGGAGTTTACCATTACACCGAGCGGTAACTTGAAATATATCTACATCTTGTCTTTTATCGCGATCCTCATCGTCTCGATCGCATGCATCAACTTTATGAATTTGGCAACAGCCCGCTCAGCCGAACGTGCTCGTGAAGTAGGTGTACGTAAAGTGATGGGTTCATTCAGAAGCCAATTGATAGCCCAATTTTTGACAGAGGCGGTTTTGCTTTCTACAATAAGTACGATCATTGCGGTAGCAGGTGTGTTTTTACTCTTGCCCTATTTCAACAACCTTGTTGAAAAACAACTCTCGTTTATTTTCTCAACCGATGTCATAGCGGGCCTGATCGGGTTCGCGTTGCTTGTAGGTTTCCTTGCAGGACTTTACCCGGCATTTGCACTGAGCAGCTATAGTCCTGTGATTGTTATGAAAGGAAATTTTGCCGGCAGCGGTAAGGGAGCGTGGCTGCGAAATGGCTTAGTGGTATTTCAGTTTGTCATTTCCATTGTCCTCATCGTAGGTACGATTGTCGTGGGGAAACAAATGAAATACATGCAGCGAAAAGATCTGGGCTTTGATAAGGATCAATTACTGATGATAGAACGTGCATTTAGCTTAGATAAAAAAACGGGGGCTTTTATAGAAGAGGTCAGGCGGCTGGGCGAAGTTAGCACGGTGGCAGGGACGAGTTCCAGGGTGGGTAATCGCGATGATGTTTTCGGGCAGCAGTTCACTCCGGAAGGCTCGACTGAAATTCTTACAGTAAAATCAATGGTGGCTGATGATGACTTTACCCAGCTCATCGGGTTTGATTTGAAAGAAGGAAGGACTTTTGCGAAAGAAACGAATGACTCACTCCATGTTCTATTAAATGAAATGGCGGTGAAAACTATGGGGCTTTCCGATCCGGTAGGCCGAAAACTTTCGCAGGTGAACAATAATAATGATGGAACAAAGACCACAAAATTCTACACGATCATTGGGGTGGTGAAAGATTTTCATTTTCAGTCTTTGCGTGATGAGATTACACCTTTGGTGATCTATAACTTCGAGACTTTTGGAAGGAATCCAAATACCAACTTCATCGCTGTGCGATTGAAAGCGGGGAAGTTCCAGGAAGCCATTGGTAAGATTGAGGCAAAGTGGAAAGAACTTGCACCAAGCCAGCCGTTTAAGTATGAGTTTCTGGATGATAATCTGGATCATGGTTATGCCGAAGAGCAGCGCTCCGGAAAGGTATTTGCCGTGTTCTCAGCTCTTGCCATCCTCATTGCGTGTGTGGGGTTGTTCGGACTATCCGCTTATACGGTAAGCCTGCGGACTAAAGAAATAGGTATTCGCAAAGTACTGGGCTCCTCTGTAACGGGCGTGGTGATTTTGCTTTCAAAAGATTTTACGAAACTTGTGCTGATCGCATTTCTCCTTGCAGTACCGGTATCCTGGTGGATGATGGACACTTGGCTTAACGGCTTCGCTTACCGTATCAACCTTGATTTCGTTTCATTCGCTATCGCAGGATTGCTCGCATTAAGCATAGCGCTTCTTACGGTTAGCTATCAGTCGATCAAGGCAGCGATCATCAATCCTTCCAGGTCATTGAAGAGTGAGTAG